The genomic DNA TTCGGTATGCGGGTGATCGTCTACCGGCGCAACGGTGAGACCGTGCCCGACAATGTCGACGTGCTGCTCGCCGCGGACAACGGCGACACCATCGACCCGCTGGTCAACCAGTCCGATGTCATCATGCTGGCCACCCAGCTCACCGATGCCACCTACCACCTCTTCGACGGGCCGCGGTTCGCGCAGATGAAGTCCAGTGCCTTCATCATCAACCTCGCGCGCGGGGCGGTGATCGACACCGCAGCCCTGATCGACGCGCTGAACCGTGGTGAGATCGCCGGTGCCGGTCTGGACGTGTTCGAAGAGGAGCCGCTGCCGGCCGATTCGCCGTTGTGGGATGCCCCCAATCTGGTGCTCACGCCCCACATGACCCCCCGGATGCCGGACAAGACCCAACGTTCGATCAACACCATCGTCGAGAACGTCCGCCGGTACCGCGCCTGCGAGCCCCTGCTCAACGCCATCACTCCCCGCGATGCTTTCACCCGCAGTCCGCTCCTGGCCCCTGCCCTCGGTGCAGAGTTGCCCTCCCACGAAAAGGAGAACCGCCCATGACGACGATGTCATCGCGAGTCGCGGCGCTCGCCGTCGCCACCCTGCTCCTGTCGACTGCCTGCGGCAGCGGTACCACCGGCGGTGCGCCCGCCGACGGTAATCTGACCATCGTGGTCGCCGTCGAACCTGTGTCCCTGGACCCGTGCGACACCCAGGACGCGGCCAATGCGGTGGTGCTGCGCTCCAACGTGACCGAGTCGCTCACGCGAATCGACCCCGCCAGTGGTGAAGTGGTGCCGCTGCTGGCCGAGTCCTGGGTCCAGAAAGACCCCAACACATGGACTTTCACCCTCCGCGACGGGGTGACGTTCCACGACGGGACACCGTTCGACGCCGAGGCTGCCGCGGCCAGTATCCGGCGGGTGGTCGACCCCGAGCTGAACTGCCAGAACCTCGACCAGTTCCCCTACCCGCTCACCGTCACTGCCGTCGATTCCACCACACTCGACATCACCTCGGAGACACCGGATTCCATCCTGCCGGTGCGCATCAGCTACGCGGACATCGGTGCGCCCAGCACTCCGGCCGACAGCAAGACCACCGAACCGGTGGGCACCGGACCCTTTGCCTTCTCCGACCGGGTGCAGGGCGAGTCGGTCACCCTGGCCCGCTACGACGGCTACTGGGGCGAGGCGCCCGAGGCCAACGGTGTCCGGTATGTCTACCGCGCAGAACCGTCGGTCCGGGCCGGCATGGCCCGCACGGGGGAAGCCAGTCTGGCGGTACCGATTTCGGTGCAGGATGCCACCGATGACGACCGCACCCGGGAGTACAGCGACAACCGGGTGTTTTTCCTGCGTACCCCCACCGAGAAGGCCCCCTTCACCGACGTCCGGGTGCGCCAGGCCGCGGCCTATGCGATCGACAAGGACACCATTGTCGGCACCCTGATGCAGCGTTCTGGGCAGCCCACCGATCAGATCGTGGCCGCCAGCGTCAACGGCTTCGTCGAGGGCTATGAAGGGCCGGGCTTCGACCCCGAACGGGCCAAAGCGCTCCTGGCCGAAGCCAGGGCCGACGGTGTGGATGTCGACGCCGCGTTCGACCTGGTGACCCGCCCGGATCTGTTCCCGGGTTCCGACGAGGTGATCCAGTACGTCCACCAGAACCTGCAGGATGTCGGCTTCAACGTCGACATCCTGAGCCTGGACACCGACGCCTGGCTGCAACTGCTGCGCGCACCCTTCCCCGCCGATCAGAAGCCCAACATCATCGCGATCTCGCACGACAACGTGACGGGCGACGCCAGTTTCACCTTTCCGAAGTACATGGCCGGTGACGGATCCAACTCCACCATCCGCAGCCCCGAGATCGACACCCTGCTGCGCGAGGCCGAGCTGGCGGTCGGCGAGGACCGGGCCCGGCTCTACCAGGAGGCGGCAACCTATCAGTACAACGAGATCGCCGGATTCGTGCCGCTGGCACTGCAATCGAAGCTGCTGATGCTCGGACCCGGAGTCGAGTACGAACCGAACGGACTCACCGGTGTCGAACTCCGGGTCTCCGACATCACCTTCGCCGACTGATATCCCATGGGGACCTTCTTGCTTCGCCGACTCGCCGCCAGTGCGGTGACGGTGGTCGGCGTCGTGGTGATCGTGTTCTTCCTGGCCCGGATCACCGGGAACCCGGCCAACCTGTATCTGCCCGAAGGCGCCAGCCCGGAACGCTATGCCCAGTTCAATGCGCAGCACGGGTTCGACCTGCCGCTGTGGCAGCAGTTCCTGCGGTTCCTCGGCGGTGCCGTGCGACTGGACTTCGGCGACTCCATCTGGCAGCAGCGGCCTGCCCTTCAGGCCGCTGCGGAGGCCATGCCGCCGACACTGGCACTGGCGGTGATCGCACTGGCTGTCTCGCTGGTGCTCGCGGTTCCGTTGGGCGCCATCGCCGCCCGCCGCAAATTCAAGGCGGTCGACAAGGCGATCACCTTCTCCTCGCTGACCTCTGCCAGCGTTCCCGACTTCTGGTTCGCGCTGGTGGGCGTGCTCTTCCTGTCCATCCAGCTGGGTCTGCTGCCGACCTCGGGTGCCGCCTCACCGGCGGCCTGGGTGCTGCCGGTGGCCACCCTGACCCTGGCGCCGCTGGGGGTGCTGGTCCAGGTGACCCGTGGGGCCATGATCGATTCGCTGGCGTCAGGATACGTCCAGAATGCGCGGGCACGGGGATTCACCGGCAACCGGTTGGTTTACCGACACGCGCTGCGCAACGCCGCCCTGCCCATCATCACCGTCGCCGGTGATCGCGCGGCGGGCATGGTCAACGGTGCGATCATCGTGGGCACCGTGTTCGCGTTCCCCGGCATCGGAACGTTGATCGTCGGCGCCGTACTCAACCGCGACTTCGCACTCATCCAGGCCAGCGTGTTCATCGTCGGTATCGCGGTGGTGCTGCTGAACATTCTGGTGGACCTCACCTACGCACTGGCTGACGCCCGTGTGCGGATCAGTTGAGACGAGGCAGGTTACCCATGATCCCCACTCAGTCCGCCCCGGCCGCGGCCCCGGGCCCGGCCACCGGTGGCGCGACGACGGCCGGCCGCAGCGCCCGCCGCACCTACGCCGCCGACCTCAAACTGCTCATCCGCTCGGCCAGTGCACTGGCAAGCCTGATCTGGCTGCTGGCGCTGATCCTGATTGCGGCCGTGTTCCCGCTGTTCATCACCGACGCCGCCAACCACCAGGATCTCGCCCTGCGGTTCCTGCCGCCGTTCACCGTCGACCACGGCCTGTCGTTCGTGCTCGGCGCCGACAGCCTCGGCCGGCCGATCCTGTTGCAGCTCATCGTCGGGGCGCGGACCTCACTGCTGGTGGCGGCGTGCACCGTCGCGCTGTCGGCGCTGGTGGGCACCGTGATCGGCATCGTCTCGGGCTACTACGGCGGCTGGGCCGACACAGTGCTGATGCGCCTGGCCGACATCCTGCACACGGTGCCCTCACTGCTGCTCGCGCTGGCGGTGCTCTATGTGCTGCAGCCGAGCATCACCAACCTCGTGCTCGTGCTCGCGGTCACCCGGATTCCGGTCTACCTGCGCACCGCCCGTGCCCAGACACTGGAACTGCGGGAGCGGGTGTTCGTCGAATCCTCGCGCTCCATCGGTGCTTCCGACTGGCGCATCATGGCCAAGGACATCACCCCCATGGTCACCCCCACCATGCGGACGCTGGCCATGCTGGAAGTGGCCAACGTGATCCTGGCGGCTGCCAGCCTGAGCTTTCTGGGGATCGGCCTGCAGAGACCGGATGTCGACTGGGGGATGATGGTCTCCGACGGCCGGTCCTACCTCAGCGTCGCGTGGTGGGTGACCGTCTTCCCAGGACTGACCATCGTGGCCACCGCGCTGGCGGCCAACCTGCTGTCCAACTGGCTGCGGGCCATCGAAGATCCCACTCAGCGAGGCTTTTTCGTGAAACCGGCCAAGCGCACCACGAAGACGGCACGGTCATGACGGCGGGAACGCCGGCGCTGTCGGTTGATGATCTGCGTATCACCTTCCAGACCGAGAAAGGTGAGGTCGAAGCCGTTCGGGGTGTCTCGTTCACCCTGGCGCAGGGCGAGAGCTTGGCGCTGCTAGGGGAGAGCGGTTCGGGAAAGACGGTGACGGGACGGTCGCTGCTGGGCCTGGTCGATCACCCCGGGCGGGTCAGCGGATCCATCCGCTACCAGGGTGAGCAGATTGTCGGCCGCAGCGAGGAGCAACTGCGCCAGGTACGCGGCGTCGGGATGTCGATGGTGTTCCAGGATTCCCTGGACAGCCTCAACCCGGTGTTCTCCGTCGGCGCGCAACTCACCGAGATCCTGCGGGTGCGCCGCGGTGCGTCGCGACAGGAGGCCCGCGCCGAGGCGCTGCGTCTCATGGATGCGGTGGGCATTCCCGACCCGGAGAACCGCATCCGCGACTACCCGCACCAGTTCTCCGGCGGGATGCGCCAACGCATCTGCATCGCGATGGCGATCGCGCTGAATCCGCGGTTGCTGATCGCCGATGAACCGACCACTGCGCTGGACGTGACGGTCCAGGCGGGCATCCTGAAACTGTTGCGGCAGTTGCAGAAAGAGCGCCTAATGTCGCTCATCTTCGTGACGCACGACCTGGCGGTGGCACGGCTGGTCGCCGACTCGGTGCTGGTGATGTATCGCGGTGAGATAGTCGAGCGGGGCGTACTCGAGCAGGTGTTCGCCGCACCGCGGCATCCGTACACCAAGGCGTTGCTGGCCGCGCACCCCGCGCGGGCCCGGCGGTGGCAGGATCTGCGCTCACTGGCCGACGACGAGATCCAGCAGATGCCCCCGTCCGAGACCGATGCCGTGCTCACGCCTGCCGCGGCCGAGACGATCCTGGAGCAAGGAGCAGTCCATGACCCCCGCTGACGGACCGGTGCTGCAGGTTGAGGGACTGGTCAAGGAGTTCACCGGGGGCCGCGGGCGCGGCCGGACCACGGTGCGCGCGGTCAACGGGGTCAGCTTCTCGTTGTGGGCCGGTGAATGTCTGGCCATCGTCGGCGAGTCCGGCTCGGGCAAGTCGACGCTGGCACGATCGGTGCTGCGGTTGGTGGAGCCCGATGCCGGCTCGGTGCTGTTCCGCGGAAAGGATCTGCTGGCGCTCTCGCCGTCTGAGATGCGCTCGCAGCGGCGGCATCTGCAGATGATCTTCCAGGACCCGTACGCTTCGTTACATCCAAGACGCACTGTGGCACAGTTGATCTCCGAGCCGTGGGTGGTGCACAAGGACGTCTTCACCGATTCCCCGGCCGAGCGCGCGGCCCGAGTGCTCGACCTGCTCCGGCAGGTGGGGTTGCCGGAGTCGTTTGCCGACGAGTACCCGAGTCGGCTGTCCGGAGGGCAGCGGCAACGGGTGGCCATCGCCAGGGCGATCGGTCTGAACCCCCAGGTGCTCGTCCTGGACGAGCCGGTCTCGGCGCTGGACGTGTCGATCCAGGCTCAGATCATCAAGCTGCTGATGACGCTGCGCGAGCAGTTACAGCTGGCGTATCTGTTCATCAGCCACGATCTCGCGCTGGTCCGGCTCGTCGCCGACAAGGTGCTGGTGCTCTACCGCGGGGACGTGGTGGAGGCGGGCGACACCGCGACCATCTTCGCCGATCCTCAGCACGAGTACACCCGCACGTTGTTGGCTGCCTCCCCGACGTTGGACGCTCCCGTCGGGCACTGAGGCTCAGTCCGTGGGGGCCGGGCCGGTGGACCCGCGCACCAACAGGTGTGGACGGGTGACCTGCTGGACTTCGATGTCTTCGCCGAGCAGGTTGAGCAGCTTGGTGGCCACCGCGCGGCCGCGTTGCACCGCGTCGCGCTGGACCGTGGTCAGGGTGGGGTCGATCCACGCCCCGATGGGCAGACCGTCGAATCCGACCACCGAGAGTTGTTCGGGCACAGCCACTCCGCGTCCACGGGCGGCGCTGATGCCGGCGATCGCCATCGGGTCGGAGCCGTAGATGATGGCGGTGGGTTGCGCGTCGGTGCCATCCAGCAACACGGTGGTGCGCTCGGCGGCGTTCTCCGGGGTGTAGTCGGCGGCGATGGAGGCGATGGGCCGCAGCCCCTGGGTCGACATGGTGGCTTCGAACATCAGTCGGCGTTCGCGTGCCTGCACACGGTCATCCGGTCCGCCGATGTAGGCGATGCGTCGGTGACCCAGCTGCACCAGATGCGCTACGGCGTCGTCGATTCCGGCGCCCGGAGGATCGGAGTCCATGTGCGGCACCGGGTCTCCTTCGTCCGGTGTGCCGATCAGCACCGCCGGCAGACCCAGAGACCGCATGAGCGCGAAACGGCCGTCGCCGTAGCGGCTGTCGGTCAGGATCACCCCGTCGACCCGGCGTTCGTCGGCCATCATCCGGTAGGCGCGGGCCTCATCCTCGGGGGTGCGGTCGATCAGATAGAGCAGCAGGCCGTACCCGGCGGGTGCCAGCACCGATTCCAGGCCCGAGATCAACAGCGAACTGGTGGCACCGATCTCGAGCGCCCCCGGCCGATTGAGGACCAGTCCGACGGTCCTGCTGCGGGACCGCCGCAGCGCCACCGCGGCGGTGCTCGGCGTCCAGTTCAGCTTGTCCGCGGCCTCGTGGATCCGCGCCGCGGTGGGTGCGGAGATCCGGCCGGAGTTGTTGAACACCTTGGACACTGCGGCGCGGGAAACACCGGCCAGTGCGGCGACGTCGGCGATCGTCGGGCGTCTGCCGGTTCCCGGCGGGGGCACACTGCGTTCATTGCCCATGGTGGTCTCATCTCGCGGGTCGTACAACAGGTGCTGACAGCTCAGGGTAATCGATCTACCACACCCCGGCACAACTGTCAGACCCGTTTCCTGCGCTGCGCCCGACGCGCGCTCTGCAGCAGCTTGGTCTGCCTGCGGGTGCGCGACACCATCCCCTCGGTCCACCACCGCGCCAGCGGCACCACGATGAGCACGACGATCGGGTACACCAGGCCCCAGGCGTCACCGTCGTAGGCCGCGATCACCAGCAGCAGCACTGCCGCTGCCATCAGGATCGCCGTCATGGCCTGATCGCGGCGCTTGTTGGCCTTGTTCCGGTCCAGGTAGACCGTGCCCAGCCGCAGCGCGGCCTTGAGCACCTCGGGGTCTTCCGGCGCGGGGCCCGAGGTGCTGGCCCGCACGGCCGCCGACCGCTGAGCCGGCGACAGCCCCTGCACCTGGGCGGAGTAGGTCTGGCGGGTGTCCTGGGTGCGCCAGGTCAGCATCGCCGCGAACGCGATGGTGAACACGACGAAGAACAGGGTGCCCGCCGGCCAGTTCAGCAGGATCGGCCGGTGGGACTCGTCGGCGGAGAACATGCTCGCCATGACCGCGACCACGGCTCCCACCAGCGCCCAGCACAGCGCCTGCACCCACAGTGGAGCCAGCAGTATTCGCATGGCTGCATTATCCCTGTGAGTTCGGCGCGCTTCCGACCGCTCACCGGTTACAAGCGCGCCGAAGTCGCTAGAAGTAGCGGGGGAACGGGGTCCAGTCGGGGTCGCGCTTCTCCAGGAACGCGTCGCGGCCCTCGACGGCCTCGTCGGTCATGTAGGCCAGCCGGGTGGCTTCCCCGGCGAACAGCTGCTGGCCCACCAGACCGTCGTCGAGCAGGTTGAACGCGTACTTCAACATCCTCTGGGCCTGCGGGGACTTGCCGTTGATGGTGGCAGCCCACTCCAGCGCGACGGTCTCGAGGTCGGCGTGGTCGACGACGCGGTTGACCGCACCCATCTGGTGCATCTGCTCGGCGGTGTAGGCCTCACCGAGGAAGAAAATCTCACGGGCGAACTTCTGGCCCACCTGCCGCGCCAGATATGCGCTGCCGAACCCGCCGTCGAAGCTGCCCACGTCGGCGTCGGTCTGCTTGAAGCGGGCGTGCTCGCGGGAGGCCAGCGTCAGATCGCACACCACGTGCAGCGAGTGCCCGCCGCCGGCGGCCCAGCCGTTGACCAGACAGATCACCGGCTTGGGCATGAAGCGGATCAGCCGCTGCACCTCCAGGATGTGCAGCCGGCCCGCGCGTGCGACGTCCACCGAGTCCGCGGTCTCACCGCTGGCGTACTGGTAGCCGCTGCGGCCGCGGATGCGCTGATCACCTCCGGAACAGAACGCCCAGCCGCCGTCCTTGGGGGACGGGCCGTTGCCGGTCAGCAGCACCACGCCCACGGTCGGATCCATCCGCGCGTGATCGAGGGCCTGGTACAGCTCGTCGACGGTGTGCGGACGGAACGCGTTGCGCACCTCGGGCCGGTCGAACGCCACCCGGACCGTCGCGTCGGCCTTGGCCCGGTGATAGGTGATGTCGGTGAAATCGAAGCCGGCCACCGGCTCCCACTTCGAGGGGTCGAAAGGGTTCACGGGGTCACACGGTATCGAACCGGAACACCGCGCAACGCCCCGCCAGTGCTTCGAACTCCTCGGGCCTGCCCTCGGTGACCAGTCCCGCGTTCTTCATGAAGCTGACGCCGGTGGGCACCTTGTCGGGGAACATGTACAGCAATGGCCGCGCTTCCTCGACCGACATCTCCACCATGCGCACCTGTTCGCTGCGGCGTCCCTGCGTCAGCACCGCATTCGGATTGGCCCTGGCGTTGCGCACCCAGTCCGCCCCCGGGAAACCGCCCACCACATAACGCTTTCCGTCGACGTACATCGGTGTGATCGGGGTGGACCGCGGCTTGCCCGACGTGCGTCCGATCACCGTCAGCACCAGTGGGCCCTCTTTCCCGAAGATCGGGATCCCGGCCTTTTGGGCGACCATGAAGACCTTGTTCATCGGTTTGAGCCACCACGGTGGACGGGGATCGGCCATGCTGACGAGATTAGACCTCGAAGCCGAAATCGCGCACGGCGCGCAGCAAACCGTCCGGGCGCTCGGCCGTGGGCAGCGGATCCACCAGGGCGAAGCCGCAACCCACCGCGCGGGCGCCGCCGTCGGCTTCATCGCTGTCGCCCACCATCACGGTGTCGGCCGCCGCGACCCCCAGCCGCTGCAGGGCCGCGGTGAAGATCGCCGAGTCGGGTTTGACCGCGCCCACTTCGAACGAGAGCACGAATTCGTCGACGTGCTTGTCGGCGCCGATGGCCGCGAACGCGGGCCGGATGTCGAAGGCGATGTTGGACACCACCGCGGTCTTGATGCCGTGAGCTGCCAGCGTGGAGAGCACCTGTGCGGTGTCCGGGTAGGGCGTCCACGAGGCCGGGTCGATGACGCGTTGATACAGCGATTCGGCGTGGTGGTCGGCGACGCCGGATTCCCGCAGTACGTGGAGGTAAGCCTCGCGGTGCAGGTGTGGGGCCAGGTCGCGGTTGCACCAGGCGTGGTACTCCTGCGGGCCCATCTCCACCGATCGCCCGGTGGGCGCGGTCAGCCGGCGCATCAGCTCGGCCTGGACGTGACCGTCCACCTCCCGGTCGTCGACGGAGATGCCGGCAAACCAGCTCGGATCCTCCTCGAGGCGGAACAGGGTGCCGGAGAAATCGAACATCGCAGCGGTGTGGGGCACCCTCCCATGCTGCCATCGGCCTCGCGCTGATTTGGTTGAAGTCTTGTTTTCTGGATACCTCTTCGCTGTGAGTCTGTTCTCGGGGGCAGGTGTGGTGATTCCCGCACACAATGAGAAGGCGAATCTGCCGCGCACCCTGCGGGCCGTGATCACCGCTGCGGCCGGGGCGCTGATCCCGGTGCACATCGTGGTGGTGCTGGACAACTGCGACGACAACAGCGAGCAATTGGCGGCCATGTTCGGCACGCAGGTCCACTTCGTCACCGTCGACGCCGGCAATGTCGGTGCGGCCCGGGCGGCCGGGTTCAGCTATGTCCGTTCGTTGGGCACCACCGACGAGGACATGTGGTACGCCACCACCGACGCCGACACCCGGGTGGACCCGGACTGGCTGATCCGCCAGCTCGACGTGTGTTCGTCCGAGGGCGCCGACATGGTGCTCGGTGTGGTGCGGATCGCCGACTGGCGGCGGCTGCCGGTGGCAGTCCTGCGGCGGTACGTGCGCGGGTACGAGAGCAAGTCCGATCACGTGCACGGCGCGAACATGGGCTTTCGTGCCGACGCCTACTGGAAGGTGGGCGGATTCCAGCCGCTGCGTAGCAAGGAGGACGTGGACCTCGTGCAGCGGTTCACCGCGGCCGGCCTGCGGGTGCGCCACGAACCGAAGCTGTCGGTGGCCACCTCGGCGCGACCGCAGGGCCGTGCCCCGGGCGGCTTCGCCGCGCACCTGCGATCGCTGAACAAGGACTCCGCGTGACGGTTCGGCAGTGGCTGGAGGCCGGGCTGCTGGACCTGCCGCTGCCGGGCTCCGGTGCCACAGCACAGCGCTGGCGGCGGTTGGCCGACCTCGCCGAACAGGACCTGGTGGCCGCCCGCTTGGCCGAGGCGCATTGTGATGCGGTGGCCATCTTGGCCGAGCTGGGCGCCAAACCGCCCGCGCCGCACGAGCTCTGGGGGGTGTGGGCGGCCGAGGCGCCGGACGCGGTGGTGACGGTTCGCGACGGGGGCGTCCTCGACGGTGTCAAAGCATGGTGTTCCGGCGCGGGTCTGTGCACGCACGCTCTGGTGACCGCCCAGGGTGGGTTGTACGCCGTCGCAGTGGCCGACACCGAACCGCAGCCCTCGACGTGGGCCAACGCCGGCATGTCCGGAAGTGACACGCGCGCGGTGCGATTCGACGGAGTGCGGGCCACCTACATCGGCGACTACCTGGATCGTCCTGGGTTCTGGCACGGTGCCATCGGGGTGGCCGCGTGCTGGCTCGGGGGAGCGCGGGCGGTGGCGGCCCCGCTGTATCGCAAGGCCCGCGATGAGCACGCCCTGGCGCACCTGGGTGCTGTCGACGCCGCACTGGCCGCTGCCGACGCCGTCCTCGAGGTGGCAGCCGATCGGATCGACGCCGATCCGGGCGCCGACGCGCAGGTCCTGGCGCGGCGCGCCCGCGCCGTTGTCGAAGACGCTGTGGACCAGGCGATCACGCGTACCGGGCGGGCGCTCGGACCTGGCCCGTTGTGCGCCGACGCCGCTCACGCCCAGCGCGTGGCGGATCTGAGCATCTATGTCCGGCAGAGCCACGCCGAGCGTGATCTTGCCGAGCTGGGCCGCCGGGTGACGTCGGCGTGAGCAACGGAGCCCGGTTCGTGGCCCGGCCGCTGGCCGGTGGGGGCACCCCGACAGCAGACTGGCTGCGCGCGCAGCCGTTGCCGGTGTTGGACCTCTCCGACTGTCCCGGCCTGGTGGTGGTGGCCGCGCATCCCGACGACGAGACGCTGGGGCTGGGCGGCACGCTGGCGCAACTGGCGGCCCGCGGTGTCGAGGTCTCGGTGGTGTCGGTCACCGACGGCGGGGCCGCGGACGTCGCAGGTATCGACCAGCGCAGCCTCGAGCAGCAGCGGCGCAACGAGTTGAACTGTGCTGCAGAGATTCTCGGAGTCAACAGGGTGACCCGGCTGGGCTTGGCCGACGGTGCGGTGGCGGACGACGAGGATCGCCTGGTCGACCTGCTGGTCGAGATCCTGGCCGGTGAGCAGGTGTGGTGCGCGGCGACCTGGCGCGGCGACGGCCATCCCGACCACGAGGCGGTGGGCCGTGCGGCGGCCGTCGCCGCCCAGCGGGCCGGGGTGACGTTCGTCGAGTATCCGGTGTGGATGTGGCACTGGGCGGCGCCGGCGGATCCGGACGTGCCCTGGCATCGGGCGGTCTCGGTGCCCCTGGACCCCCCGGCGCTGGAGCGCAAAGAGATTGCAGCGCAGTGCTTCCAGAGCCAGTTCGCGGGAATCGACCCGGTGTTGCCGCCGTTCGTCCTGCCCCGCCTGATGGCGGTGGGGGAGGTGCTGTTCCGGTGAGACTGCCCGATGAGTACTTCCAGCGTATGTACGCCCAATCCGACGATCCGTGGCACCTGGCGACCCGCTGGTATGAGCAGCGCAAGTACGCCATCACCATGTCGTTGCTGCCGCGGCCGCGTTACCGGCATGCCTTCGAACCGGGCTGTTCGGTCGGCACTGTCACCGCACACTTGGTGCAGCGCTGCGATCACGTCACTGCCATCGATGTGGCGCAGGCGGCGCTG from Mycolicibacterium tokaiense includes the following:
- a CDS encoding glycosyltransferase, translated to MSLFSGAGVVIPAHNEKANLPRTLRAVITAAAGALIPVHIVVVLDNCDDNSEQLAAMFGTQVHFVTVDAGNVGAARAAGFSYVRSLGTTDEDMWYATTDADTRVDPDWLIRQLDVCSSEGADMVLGVVRIADWRRLPVAVLRRYVRGYESKSDHVHGANMGFRADAYWKVGGFQPLRSKEDVDLVQRFTAAGLRVRHEPKLSVATSARPQGRAPGGFAAHLRSLNKDSA
- a CDS encoding acyl-CoA dehydrogenase; translated protein: MTVRQWLEAGLLDLPLPGSGATAQRWRRLADLAEQDLVAARLAEAHCDAVAILAELGAKPPAPHELWGVWAAEAPDAVVTVRDGGVLDGVKAWCSGAGLCTHALVTAQGGLYAVAVADTEPQPSTWANAGMSGSDTRAVRFDGVRATYIGDYLDRPGFWHGAIGVAACWLGGARAVAAPLYRKARDEHALAHLGAVDAALAAADAVLEVAADRIDADPGADAQVLARRARAVVEDAVDQAITRTGRALGPGPLCADAAHAQRVADLSIYVRQSHAERDLAELGRRVTSA
- a CDS encoding PIG-L deacetylase family protein, which codes for MSNGARFVARPLAGGGTPTADWLRAQPLPVLDLSDCPGLVVVAAHPDDETLGLGGTLAQLAARGVEVSVVSVTDGGAADVAGIDQRSLEQQRRNELNCAAEILGVNRVTRLGLADGAVADDEDRLVDLLVEILAGEQVWCAATWRGDGHPDHEAVGRAAAVAAQRAGVTFVEYPVWMWHWAAPADPDVPWHRAVSVPLDPPALERKEIAAQCFQSQFAGIDPVLPPFVLPRLMAVGEVLFR